A portion of the uncultured Draconibacterium sp. genome contains these proteins:
- a CDS encoding carboxylesterase family protein — MKNVRVILFLGIALVLWACSQPPKPIKDSVAIADGTVSGSFDETTGITTFKGIPFAAPPVGDLRWKEPQPVQPWEGVKQCTEFSASPIQGTPMPFRMWTQEYIAPKEPLSEDCLYLNVWTPANDATEKRPVFVYIYGGGFSSGGSAVPIYDGEEMAKKGLVFISINYRVGTLGFLAHPELTAESPNNASGNYGLLDQVEALKWVNKNIAAFGGDPNNVTIAGQSAGAFSINYLVASPLTKGLIHRAIAESGGAVLSTNALARGGDLKSAEEAGVKFAESLGASSINELRAKSAEEILSGRGGGAPIVDGYFLPKSVGEIFANGEQNDVPVIIGWNEDEGFGPPPVPADRFKERVKQQFGDMADEFLAKFPMDTDEEAFAIQNDLGALQTFGIQSYKWMQLQNQTATSKVFMYRFERDVPYADGMQDFGAFHTGEVPYAYNNLKMSPRPWTEADYKLADLMSDYWVNFATSGNPNAEGLPGWEAATPDNLKAMHFNTTSACGDLPSTELLKFLDKFYSGTN, encoded by the coding sequence ATGAAAAACGTACGCGTGATTCTATTTCTTGGTATTGCCCTTGTTCTTTGGGCATGTTCGCAGCCACCCAAACCAATAAAAGACAGTGTAGCTATTGCCGATGGAACGGTAAGCGGTTCGTTTGATGAAACTACCGGAATTACTACTTTTAAAGGAATTCCGTTTGCAGCGCCTCCTGTGGGCGATTTGCGTTGGAAAGAACCGCAGCCTGTTCAACCGTGGGAAGGCGTGAAACAATGCACCGAGTTTTCAGCTAGTCCTATTCAAGGCACTCCAATGCCGTTCAGAATGTGGACACAGGAATATATTGCTCCAAAAGAACCGTTAAGCGAAGACTGTTTGTATCTGAATGTCTGGACGCCTGCCAATGATGCTACTGAAAAACGCCCTGTGTTCGTTTACATTTATGGCGGTGGTTTTTCAAGTGGTGGAAGTGCTGTGCCTATCTACGATGGCGAGGAAATGGCAAAAAAAGGCCTCGTTTTTATTAGTATAAATTATCGTGTGGGAACTTTAGGATTTTTGGCCCATCCGGAACTTACTGCTGAATCGCCAAATAACGCTTCAGGAAATTATGGTTTGCTCGACCAGGTGGAAGCGCTGAAATGGGTAAATAAAAATATTGCTGCTTTTGGTGGCGATCCAAATAATGTAACCATTGCCGGTCAGTCGGCAGGTGCGTTTAGTATCAATTATTTGGTGGCTAGTCCGTTAACAAAAGGACTGATTCATCGAGCCATTGCAGAGAGTGGCGGTGCTGTTTTGTCAACCAATGCATTGGCACGTGGTGGCGATCTGAAATCGGCTGAAGAAGCAGGCGTAAAATTCGCTGAATCACTGGGAGCATCATCCATTAATGAATTGCGAGCAAAAAGTGCCGAAGAGATTTTAAGTGGCAGAGGCGGTGGTGCTCCTATTGTTGATGGTTATTTTCTTCCAAAATCGGTTGGCGAAATCTTTGCCAACGGAGAACAAAATGATGTTCCTGTAATTATTGGATGGAATGAAGATGAAGGATTTGGCCCTCCTCCAGTTCCTGCAGATCGATTCAAAGAGCGTGTAAAACAACAATTTGGCGATATGGCTGACGAGTTTTTGGCTAAATTCCCAATGGACACTGACGAAGAAGCTTTCGCTATTCAAAACGATTTGGGAGCATTGCAAACTTTTGGTATCCAGTCGTACAAATGGATGCAGCTGCAAAATCAAACCGCTACGTCAAAAGTATTTATGTACCGTTTTGAGCGTGATGTGCCTTATGCCGATGGTATGCAGGATTTTGGTGCTTTCCATACCGGCGAAGTTCCGTATGCCTACAATAATTTGAAAATGAGTCCGCGTCCATGGACAGAGGCTGACTATAAACTAGCCGACCTGATGTCGGATTACTGGGTGAATTTTGCTACTTCGGGAAATCCAAATGCAGAAGGATTGCCCGGATGGGAAGCAGCAACTCCCGATAATCTGAAAGCAATGCATTTCAATACTACATCAGCGTGTGGTGATTTGCCAAGTACTGAACTGCTTAAATTTCTTGATAAATTTTATTCCGGAACCAACTAA